Genomic segment of Synechococcus sp. A18-25c:
ATCCCGAGATTTGGTCGCTGGGCATTCCCGTGCTCGGGGTCTGTTACGGCATGCAGTTGATGGTGCAGCAGCTGGGCGGTCGCGTGGTGGCGGCCACCGGTAAGGCCGAGTACGGAAAGGCACCGCTCGAGGTGGACGATCCCACCGATCTGCTCACCAACGTGGACAACGGATCCACGATGTGGATGAGTCACGGCGATTCCGTGCAGGCGCTCCCTGAGGGATTTGTGCGCCTTGCGCACACGGCCAATACCCCGGAAGCGGCGGTCGCCCACCACGATCGGCGTCTGTACGGGGTGCAGTTTCACCCCGAGGTGGTGCACTCCACCTGCGGCATGGCCATGATCCGCAATTTCGTCTACCACATTTGTGGATGTGATCCTGACTGGACCACCGACGCCTTTATTGAGGAAGCCGTCCAGCAGGTGCGTCATCAGGTGGGCGACAAGCGCGTGCTGTTGGCGCTGTCGGGTGGTGTGGATTCATCCACCCTTGCCTTTCTGCTGAAGAAGGCCATCGGGGATCAGCTCACCTGCATGTTCATTGACCAGGGCTTCATGCGAAAAGGCGAACCGGAGTTCCTCATGGAGTTCTTCGATCGCAAGTTCAACATCCATGTGGAGTACATCCACGCTCGTGAGCGCTTCCTTGAGAAGCTCAAGGACATTACGGATCCCGAGCAGAAGCGCAAGATCATCGGTACGGAATTCATCCGGGTGTTTGAAGAGGAGAGCAAGCGTCTCGGACCTTTCGATTACCTGGCCCAGGGCACGCTCTATCCCGATGTGATCGAGAGTGCCGGCACCAACGTGGATCCCAAGACGGGTGAACGGGTGGCGGTGAAGATCAAGAGCCATCACAACGTGGGCGGCTTGCCTAAGGATCTCCAGTTCAAGCTGGTGGAGCCCCTGCGCAAGCTCTTCAAGGATGAAGTGCGCAAGGTGGGTCGCTCTCTTGGTCTGCCGGAAGAGATCGTGCGCCGTCATCCCTTCCCTGGCCCTGGTCTGGCTATCCGCATCCTTGGAGAGGTCACGGCTGAGAAGCTCGATTGCCTGCGGGATGCCGATCTGATCGTGCGTGAGGAGGTAAAGCAGGCGGGCCTCTATCACGACATCTGGCAGGCGTTTGCTGTGCTGCTGCCCGTGCGTTCCGTGGGTGTGATGGGTGACAAGCGCACCTATGCCTGGCCGATCGTGTTGCGCTGCGTCTCCAGTGAGGACGGCATGACCGCTGACTGGTCGCGCTTGCCCTACGACCTGATGGAGACGATCTCCAATCGCATCGTCAATGAAGTGAACGGGGTCAACCGCGTTGTTCTCGACATCACCAGCAAGCCTCCCGGCACGATCGAGTGGGAATAGGTCTTCAAGGGGGCTGGTGGGTCGCGCTCAGCGCCGATACCCTGAGTCCCCGGCCTGAAGCGTGTGACCGCTGCCCAACAGCAGGATCAGCAACTCCAGCGACGTCTGCAGCAGGACAGCATCCAGCTGGCAGGCAAGACCGTCTACATCAATCCTTTTCTCTACTGGCGTCGTTTTGACAGCAACACCGATCGTTGGCTGCGCGAGCCCGGTCAGCTGAATGAGGATCAGATTCAGCAGAATCGCAGCCGCTTCTACCCTGAATTGGACTGGGCGTTGCTTGATGTCTCCGATCAGGACATTAAGGACGGCGCTGTCGAGATGTTCCTCAAGAGCCTGGAGCTAATCGGCACCTTTCATCCTGAACTCACCTCCGGGCAGCTGCTGGAGGTGGAGCGCAAGAT
This window contains:
- the guaA gene encoding glutamine-hydrolyzing GMP synthase, which produces MSQVSSEGQRQPAIVILDFGSQYSELIARRVRETEVFSVVLGYSTSAEELRKLSPKGIILSGGPSSVYAEGAPLCDPEIWSLGIPVLGVCYGMQLMVQQLGGRVVAATGKAEYGKAPLEVDDPTDLLTNVDNGSTMWMSHGDSVQALPEGFVRLAHTANTPEAAVAHHDRRLYGVQFHPEVVHSTCGMAMIRNFVYHICGCDPDWTTDAFIEEAVQQVRHQVGDKRVLLALSGGVDSSTLAFLLKKAIGDQLTCMFIDQGFMRKGEPEFLMEFFDRKFNIHVEYIHARERFLEKLKDITDPEQKRKIIGTEFIRVFEEESKRLGPFDYLAQGTLYPDVIESAGTNVDPKTGERVAVKIKSHHNVGGLPKDLQFKLVEPLRKLFKDEVRKVGRSLGLPEEIVRRHPFPGPGLAIRILGEVTAEKLDCLRDADLIVREEVKQAGLYHDIWQAFAVLLPVRSVGVMGDKRTYAWPIVLRCVSSEDGMTADWSRLPYDLMETISNRIVNEVNGVNRVVLDITSKPPGTIEWE